A single window of Deltaproteobacteria bacterium DNA harbors:
- a CDS encoding ABC transporter substrate-binding protein translates to MKRKKGLVFIVSFLSIFGLLVFGPARIAPAETINIGYTGPLSGGAAKYGRNNLEGQEMAVDEINTAGGIQVAGKQYTFKVIALDDRYKPADTVTNARRLVELHKPPFVFCPHSGGILAMLKFNEQENFIIHGYTDNPAILLQGSKLLVKAPMSMGFYNAGVIDLGWKKGWRKGALLCGTHEAGKMAEKTFETLWKDHGGEIVTNAPADYGKVTDYYPYLTKVLAAKPDCIFLYGPSEPSAMIISQARELGFKGGFVLGSQCKLDEMEKVTPLKLISPSTGVCPVGLMPLPLMQEYSKKHKEKFGSIPTSESAFNYEVMYIFAEAMKKAGTTANLNKIMAALPEVLPVGKHAIRGIHTMTKEGQFLSGYFAMEIAEGKFTQPIDIDPRPWYKKYGATWVPK, encoded by the coding sequence ATGAAGCGGAAAAAGGGACTGGTTTTCATAGTTTCTTTTCTAAGTATTTTCGGGTTATTGGTTTTTGGCCCAGCCCGAATTGCACCGGCGGAAACCATCAACATCGGCTATACCGGGCCCCTGAGTGGGGGGGCTGCCAAGTATGGCCGCAATAACCTGGAAGGACAGGAGATGGCCGTTGACGAAATAAATACGGCCGGGGGGATCCAGGTTGCGGGAAAGCAATATACTTTTAAGGTCATCGCTCTGGATGACCGATACAAACCGGCGGACACGGTGACCAACGCTCGCCGGCTCGTGGAACTCCACAAGCCGCCGTTTGTCTTCTGCCCCCACAGCGGTGGTATCCTGGCCATGTTAAAATTCAACGAGCAAGAAAATTTTATCATTCACGGCTATACCGATAATCCTGCTATTCTCCTACAAGGAAGTAAGCTGTTAGTGAAAGCGCCCATGTCCATGGGATTTTACAATGCTGGGGTCATAGATCTTGGTTGGAAAAAAGGCTGGAGGAAGGGCGCGCTCCTTTGCGGAACCCACGAAGCCGGTAAGATGGCCGAAAAAACATTTGAAACATTATGGAAGGACCATGGGGGGGAAATCGTTACCAATGCCCCGGCCGACTACGGCAAGGTTACGGATTACTATCCCTATCTTACGAAAGTCTTAGCTGCCAAACCCGATTGTATCTTCCTCTACGGCCCCTCCGAGCCGTCTGCTATGATCATTTCCCAGGCGCGGGAACTCGGTTTTAAGGGGGGCTTTGTATTAGGTTCACAGTGCAAGTTAGATGAGATGGAAAAAGTAACCCCTTTAAAGCTTATATCCCCCAGTACCGGGGTTTGTCCGGTAGGATTGATGCCTCTGCCGCTCATGCAGGAATACTCGAAAAAGCATAAGGAAAAATTCGGCTCGATACCCACTTCGGAATCGGCGTTTAACTATGAGGTCATGTACATATTTGCCGAAGCGATGAAGAAAGCAGGGACCACCGCCAACCTGAATAAAATCATGGCGGCACTTCCCGAGGTCTTGCCCGTAGGGAAACATGCCATACGGGGCATCCACACCATGACCAAGGAAGGGCAATTTCTTTCCGGCTATTTTGCCATGGAAATCGCCGAAGGGAAATTTACCCAACCGATCGATATTGACCCGAGACCCTGGTATAAAAAATACGGTGCCACCTGGGTTCCTAAATAG
- a CDS encoding branched-chain amino acid ABC transporter permease, protein MALFIQQVLNGIMLGSVYSLVALGLTLEYGILHIPNFAHGALYMAGAYFTFLLATNLGLNFWLAMIIAMAALALIGVLVERIVYRPLMLESPLSSFIAAIGLIFIFVDGALNIFGPDFKRFPPIHTDVFQFLGVTITLQRIIIVVVTAVLIVLLHLFIKKTTVGATIEATAQDREGAQLMGISVNRVRMIVFALGTALASAAAALVAPIHLVYPGMGGPVILKAFVIIILGGMGSIPGAIIGGFMLGVVESLSGGYISTSYNEVFSFGVLVTVLAIRPTGLFGGK, encoded by the coding sequence ATGGCGCTTTTTATACAGCAGGTATTGAATGGAATCATGCTGGGCAGCGTGTATTCTCTGGTGGCGCTGGGCCTTACTCTGGAATATGGGATCTTACATATTCCCAATTTTGCCCATGGCGCGTTGTACATGGCCGGCGCTTATTTTACCTTTTTACTCGCTACCAACCTGGGGCTTAACTTCTGGTTGGCCATGATCATCGCCATGGCTGCCCTGGCATTGATTGGGGTTCTTGTTGAAAGGATCGTTTATCGCCCTTTAATGTTGGAATCCCCCCTTAGCTCTTTCATCGCCGCGATTGGCCTCATCTTTATCTTCGTAGACGGGGCCCTGAATATCTTTGGTCCGGATTTCAAGCGGTTTCCGCCCATTCACACCGACGTGTTTCAATTCTTGGGCGTGACCATCACGTTGCAACGGATCATCATTGTCGTGGTCACAGCGGTTTTAATCGTGCTCCTGCACCTTTTTATCAAGAAAACAACCGTCGGAGCTACCATCGAGGCTACAGCCCAGGATCGGGAGGGCGCCCAACTAATGGGGATCAGTGTGAATCGCGTGCGAATGATCGTGTTTGCTTTGGGGACGGCCCTTGCTTCTGCGGCCGCTGCGCTGGTCGCGCCGATTCATCTTGTATATCCGGGTATGGGAGGGCCTGTGATCTTGAAAGCCTTTGTCATCATCATCCTGGGCGGTATGGGCAGCATTCCCGGGGCGATCATTGGCGGTTTTATGCTTGGCGTGGTGGAAAGCCTGAGCGGCGGGTATATCAGTACATCCTATAATGAAGTTTTTTCCTTTGGCGTTCTCGTTACCGTGCTGGCGATTAGACCGACAGGATTATTTGGGGGTAAATAA